In Planococcus versutus, the DNA window CCGTTTGAAGATAAAGTCACAGCTTATAAGCTAGAAAATTTCGTCTTGGAAATTTCGTCTAATTCTAGACCTCATCATCTAGATGGAAATGATTCATTCATTAAAACGCTGCAAAACGCATATGAAAAACAAACGGGTGAAAAAGCAGAGCTCATTGCCATTGGCGGTGGTACTTATGCACGCGTGTTAGACAAAGGTGTAGCTTTTGGTATGCTATTTCCTGGTGAACCAGATGTTGCTCACCAAGCAGATGAATTTGTTGACATTGACAATTTAATTAAAGCTACTGCCATTTATGCAGAAGCAATTTATCAATTAGCTTGCAAAAAATAAGGAAAGAAGGAATGGACATGGATTTGATTTTGCACAACGGTGAGTTTATTCAAGAAGAAAATTTGGTGATTTCGAAAGAAGATCGTGGCTATCAATTTGGAGACGGTATTTACGAAGTAATTCGTGTTTATGACGGTAGTTTGTTTACAGCAAAAGAACATATTGACCGATTCTACGATAGTGCTGATAAAATTAAAATTGTCATTCCTTATACGAAAGACGTATTCCATAAAATGATGTATGATTTTGTGGAAGTGAACAAGATCGATATGGGCTACGTATATGTTCAAATCACGCGTGGCGCTGCAGAACGTCAACATCAATTTCCAACACAAGCAACTCCAGTCATTACCGGCAATACAAAGTCAGTCGCGCGTCCAGTCGCAAGTTTAGAATCAGGAGTTACTGCCAAGTTTATCGAGGATATCCGTTGGCTGCGTTGCGATATTAAAAGCTTGAACTTGCTTGGTAATGTATTGGCAAAACAAGAGGCTTATGAAGAAGGCTTTTTTGAAGCCATCCTACACCGTGGTGAAACTGTAACGGAAGGCTCTTCATCGAATATGTATGGATTGAAGAATGGTATGCTTTATACGCATCCTGCGACGAATCTCATATTAAATGGTATAACGAGACGCGTGATTCTTGAGTTATGTAAAGAGTTGGAAATTCCAGTAGAAGAAACAGCCTTTACAAAAACTCAAGCACTTCAAATGGATGAGTTTTTTATGTCTTCTACAACTAGTGAAGTAATGCCGATTATCGCAATTGGCGATCAAAAAATCGGACAGGGCGTTCCTGGAGAGTTGACCCGTAAATTACAAACCGCATTTCAAGCACGTATTCAAGTTGGCGTAAAATCATAAATAATTTAAAAATAGTGATTGGTCCTAGCCAATCACTATTTTTTTGTGTATGTTCGCGTGGTAAACTAGATTTAGGTGATGCTAAGTGAAACCACATTATGTAATAGGTATAAAAATACCTCGTGACGTAGCCGATAAATTAGCTACAGAACGAGATAGTTGGAAGCTGCAAAGTCATAAAAGGCAAACACATGCAGAAGATATGCATATAACCTTGTTGTTTATCGGAGAAGATATCCACAATGAATTGGGAAAAATCCAAAAGCTACTGGCCAATGTGAAGCAAAAAGTCTTTAAAATAGAAATTACTAGCATTAAAACGTTTGGTAATCCAACAACTCCTCGAATTGTTTATGCTGCGCTTGAAACGAGTCAAGAGCTAAATGAATTGCAGCAACAAGTACATAATTCCTTAGAAACATTAAAAGTTAAAGCAGATCCAAAGAAGTTTGTGCCTCATATTACATTGGCTAGCAAATGGGCTGGTGGCAAACCGGAAAAACTGTATTTTTCGATTGCTACAATCTCGTTT includes these proteins:
- the dat gene encoding D-amino-acid transaminase yields the protein MDLILHNGEFIQEENLVISKEDRGYQFGDGIYEVIRVYDGSLFTAKEHIDRFYDSADKIKIVIPYTKDVFHKMMYDFVEVNKIDMGYVYVQITRGAAERQHQFPTQATPVITGNTKSVARPVASLESGVTAKFIEDIRWLRCDIKSLNLLGNVLAKQEAYEEGFFEAILHRGETVTEGSSSNMYGLKNGMLYTHPATNLILNGITRRVILELCKELEIPVEETAFTKTQALQMDEFFMSSTTSEVMPIIAIGDQKIGQGVPGELTRKLQTAFQARIQVGVKS
- the thpR gene encoding RNA 2',3'-cyclic phosphodiesterase codes for the protein MKPHYVIGIKIPRDVADKLATERDSWKLQSHKRQTHAEDMHITLLFIGEDIHNELGKIQKLLANVKQKVFKIEITSIKTFGNPTTPRIVYAALETSQELNELQQQVHNSLETLKVKADPKKFVPHITLASKWAGGKPEKLYFSIATISFEVMEFSLFRIAPKEIPRYQKVVNYPLEK